The Lycium barbarum isolate Lr01 chromosome 11, ASM1917538v2, whole genome shotgun sequence genome contains the following window.
CTTTACAGCGTGGAAACCAGAAGGTCTCAAGGACTTCCATTGGGATCGTGTGTGTTGCTTGGTTAACTGTTGCAGTTTGTGTGTTCATAGCTTTCCCCAGTCATTCCTGGCTTTGGCTGATCTCTTGCTTTAAGTAAGAATCTTTCCTATTCTAGTTCCTCCTGAAAATTTCATCAGTtttgataagtctatgatatctctttcttccaaaataaatactccctccgtcccagtttatgtgaaggtgtttgattgggcacggaatttaagaatcaaaggaagacttttgaaacttgtgatctaaaacaaaccAAAGATATTTAtgcggctataaatcatcttattaagggtaaaatgagaagtttaaagttgAATCATTACTTAACAAATAAGGCACCGATTTTTGAGTGTTCATATAAAGGGTGAGAAATTTGTAGAGTAATAGATGTATTTGTTTGTCCGTTGACCTGCTACTTCTGAAGTACCTTATGACCTTGatatcttcttcttcattttctttctGAAGGCCAGGTGCTTATATTGCTATGTACGTTGTGTATGACTTATTTAGACTCACCGCTAGTGTGAATGTTCCCAGTGCTAACATTTTGTGTTTGAATCTTGATTGCAGCACGTTGCAGGTTGTCATGACAGTCATTAAGTACATTCCTCAGGTATTAACTGCATACATTCAAATTATTTGCTATTGAAGTTCTCTTCCCTTTAAAATAGCATAATTGTTTGATGTCTAAAGTCCTTTGTTTTGTTGATTCTGCTTCTATGTTAAGTTTGTTTGTACTTCCTGGATTAATTTCTTGCCTATTTCAAATCTACAGGCTATTATGAACTTTCAGCGGAAGAGCACTATTGGATTTAGCATTGGCAACATTTTGCTGGACTTGCTTGGAGGTGTCACAAATTATGGCCAGATGGTAGTGCAATCCATCGATCAGAGTGAGTTTCTGTATTTCAATTATAGACTTCTTCAGATATAATTTGCGGTTTCTTGTTATTTTTCTCGTGTAGTCTAAGGAGAAGTTATACATGTGCTTAATTGTTAATATATTGTTTGAACTCCTTTTCCGCAGATTCGTGGGTGAACTTTTATGGAAACATAGGCAAGACTTTATTGTCATTGGTATGAAACATTACTTTCTATCCATCTATTTGCTTGCTGCATTCATCATATCTATAGCTATTATACTCAATTTCACTGTTTGTAAACTTTTTGCTACTTCCTAAAAGTGTACAGGGGGATGGGATATCCCAGCCCGGTACCGTCCTGGAACGGCCCGGTCCTGGTTCATGGGTGGGATCAGTTTAGGGGTTAAGGGGTTGGGGGATGAGATGGGTCAAAGAACTGGGCCAGTGTCTCGGACCGGTCCAATCCTGGTACTGGCCCAGTCCCCTCCCGTGTACCCGCCCGGTCCCCTCCCGCGAACCGGCCCAGATTTTAATCAAAAAAAATTCTTAGAACTAGCCGTTGCCAACCTGTAAGGCCTTCTCAGTATGAACTAGGGATCGGGTTGGCCTGATGAACATCTTCTATGTTTTTTCGCCTTTGTTAGAATAACTTTGGTTCCTGAAATTGAGGCCTAAGACGCTGCAATACCTGCATACAGAACCAATTAAAACTAATTTCTTCTTAACTAAGTTCCTCTTTTTTCTTAATTTTAGCACTTCTGTTGCTAGTATCACGAGGCTCTGACTACTATTTGGTTTGGCGATAAATGTTGCAGGTGTCGATATTCTTTGATGTTCTCTTCATTTTGCAACATTATCTGCTCTATCCTGCTTGGAAGACTGTGACTTCTCGAGATGTTGATGTGACGGGCAAAAAGCCGTTGCTTAAAACTTCTGATGACGAAAACAAGGAAGATGTATAATGCATTATTCATCAGAAAATGTGTCTCGAATGTAAAATGGCaaatgtatattttgattatgtTCACGGTTATTCTAAAGTAGATGAGCCTAAATGGAGACACATGACAGTAAGAATTCACATAGCCTACAACTTGTTTGGGATTGAGGTGTAGGTGTTGTTGTATACAGTTATTCTGAAGTGAAGACAGATACATAATTAAAGAAAAGAAACTGCGCCTGGTAACTTTTCTATTTTGTGAATTTGTAAGCATAAACAACAATGTGTAACTTTTCTATTTGTGAAGTTGTAAGCATAAAGAACAATGGGTATGCAATGCTTGGCAGTGTGGTTCTTTGCTCGCTTTATGTATATCTTGCTGCTGGTTGATGAAAGATGGATTGATTGAAGTGATATGATATGGTGCTTGGCTAAGTAGAGAAAATATAGTGAAAATACCGATAGACATGTATGAATAATTCAATTGGATCAGAGGAAACCCTGTTAATTTTTCATTTATTCTGGTCTTTTGTTATGATGAAATGGTAAAACACTTGTGACAGTGTGAAGTGTCATTCTTTTATGAGCAATATAGCAAATACTTAGCCAAGCACCATATCCATTTTTCCCATGTTCGgttgctcaatttttttttttttttctaggaaaACAATTTCCTTAAAAATGGAGAAAATGACTTCTCTAgtgaaagtagggaaaacaagttccacaagtggcATTTCACATTGATTGTTTACGTatcgaacacaagaaaataagtaagaaaccctTTAATTTTctgaaaaacatttttcatggaaaaacattttttttcataTCGAACACACCCTTATTGTTCCTTTATTTCCAAATACCTTTGTTTCTTTGAGCTTCTTACCTCCCTTGTCTCCCTTTTAGTTTCTTGTGTTATTGACTTGTTGTATTTTGGGTGATGAAACCAGCTTTACAGATAATATATGGTAAGTGCATTCTAATATGGTGTGATGTTGTATGTTCCGTTGCTTTAGAAGTTTTTCCAATCTCACTGTTTCACAATTCATGTTCATCGCATGACAATGGCCAGTTTCTTAGCATAAAGGCCTTCTTTTGTTACAAAAACGAATATTAATTCTTGAATATTAATGGTAGACAAAATTACATCAAAAATTTGAGTAATCAGTGATTGTAGTTTCTCCAAAAGAAAAAGTCTTCTCCAAGTTGATTGACATTGTTGTCCCACGAGAAAAGTGAATCCACACTATAACACCATTGTTTCATAGAGTCTTGTCCTCCTGCATGGATGACATTACTTGAGGATTCTGTAGCAGATTCAGCAGTTTCAATAGAATAGGACATAGTTTTAGTAGTATTGCTCAACAAATCCACATCCAAGTTTCCGCACAAATTGTAGTACTCATTGTCTTCTACTGAAAAGTCATTAGCAATATCATCAATCTTGATGTTTGCTTCATTTCTCTTATCATATGTGTTGCCTCTTTCTATCCTCTTTGTGTCACTATCTATCGACGACTTCTCTGTTTCATGAGTATGTGTTGGCATGTTGGATTGTATGATCGTTTCATCTGCTTTTTGGTCAAAATTTTCAAGATTAATTGGCTCAATTGGATTGTGAGTTAAAGGGTCTATTCCCAGAAACTTTAGCCTCTTCTTTATCCGAGTGTTCCAATGGTTCTTGATCTCATTGTCAGTCCGGCCTGGTAAATGTGATGCTATCTTAGACCACCTGCATAAAGGGTTTAACAGAAAAGTTGAAGTTTCGAGCACTAACAGCGTATAAACTATTTTGCAAAATAATGCCAAATTAACCTAAAACAACAGTTAACTTTTATAATAAGTCTGATATGTGAAAAGAGTTATTATGCTAGTTCATTTTAACATGTAACTTGTTTCATTTGTCAGATTACTATTCCTACTTTTTTATGGACGGTTACATGTAAAATATCTTTTAGATGATCGGATAGTGTAAGTTCTTTCACGCTACTATATATTAAACTCACTGAAAACTAGAGTAATAACCTACGTACGTACTATACCGGTTAAACTACATTGATGTGTAAAAATTGTTCATACAGTAAGTGTATAACAATATACAACACCATTAAATCCTCATCAGAACCAACATTATAAATGTAAAGTGTGGTAAATATCATACAACAAAATATATTGTTGTACACTAGAGAAAACGAGCAAAAGACCTGTTACCAAGGGAGGCATGAAGTTGTATAATCTGATTCTCCTCAGCTTCTGATAGTGGCCCTCTTTTAAGATCTGGTCTCAGATAATTAATCCATCTTAGCCTACAACTCTTTCCACATCTCAGCAAGCCTCCATCACAAATTAAAGCAGtgtcaataattaattagtacaaCATGTTTACCATCCATATAGGACAAAGTAGTTAAAACATGCAAGCAGCAAAGAAAGGCAAAACTAAGGCATGTTCTGTGAGTCCAACTGAATCCATTGCATTAGGCTTGAACTATGTATACATATGCAAACACAAATTAAAATGCATACATATAGTAAGATCACACTCCCCGCCCCGTCGAGAAATAGAATTGACTAATCCTAAGTCAAAGGGTCAAGAAATTCAATGCTACTATTCTTGAACAACTTGGAGACGGAGCCTTTTTTTTGCTTACGGATATGAAAATAATGGTCAAATCGGATCAATTGTCAAATGCCAAGATTGACTACCGAATCTGAATTTTGAACATACGGGACTCTAAATCCTGAATTTGCCTTTGACAGCAAATCTCGCGATGATATAGACAGTAAAGAAAGAAACCTGCAAGCTTTGGAACCATTCTCCAGCATAGAATGCCATTGTTCATAATAAAATTCAACAGCTTGTGGTTTTCTTCTATAGTCCATGGACCTCTCTTCAATCCAACTTTATCACAACATGGCTGCCTTCCCATTTTGAAAAAGAAACTGATAAGCAGAGTTAATTAAAATCACAAATATATATAGGTACTCGTTTTCCTTCTTTGAGGGGCACACAAAGGGGAttttttattagaagcaaaaaaGAAAAGATGCTGCCAGATCAGTGAGGACAAATAATAAAAGAGATGTGCTTCTTAAGAGGGTATATACATGAttgaatgcaaaaaaaaaaaaaaaaaaaaaaaaaaaaaaaaaaaacttgcaaaGGTTGATGACCATGCAGGAAATTTTTATCATATATTTTTAATAGAAGTGCCCATCCACCATCACCTTGATCATTTATATGCCCTAGAACTAACTTTGTAGCTAAACTATAAAATATGTCGGCAATCCTATTTAACGATGATTAACAACTAATTATCAAAAAAATGTTCTCTACAAGTATTTAGAGAGGAGGTTTGTAGCTAATTCTAttgctattactattattattatttttttttggtagtgATGGCAGCTTCATAGTTTCTTTTGATATAAAAATTTGACATCCCAAAAATTCTGGCTTGACTAATCAAGATTTGCGCACTGTAAATGACTGATTAGACTGGCGAAACATATCTTATTTAGGATTTTTTTCAGTCTTGAGGTTCGAACCCAAGACATCTAGTTAACAATGTTGAGATACTATCTATCCCATCACATCCTCGATAGTGCAACTTCTCAATTGCTTGGACCTAATAAACAATTCTGAAGGTGTTATTTCTTCTATTAAGGGATAAAAAATAAAACCAAGCCACCAAGTATCAACAGAACAGACGTGGGTCGTCTTTGATTCCATTGAGAAAATATAATAAGAATAATTCTGCCAAAGTCTTCTTCATAAGTGGTTCTTCTACTAAAAAGAAAGATTTCTATTAATACAATATGTAATGCATGATATTCCTTTGGTCCCTTTAAAAGCTGGCAATTTGTCGTTGTAGCCAACTCCTTTTCTCCGTCCTTTCAAAATCATTCAAAGTACTAAAGGTTAAGATGTAGAATTTTGTTTAGTGCTTAATTCAATTAGGCATCTCACATACTGTTAACTTGTAACTATCACAAACAGGAACATTAAAACAATAAGGTGACAGAAGATTAAATTATTGCACGAAATAGCTTCCTTCGTGCCAGAGGCAGATCTTAACATTTAAGCTCTATAAATTCAACCTTTAagaattttacttttattttatttttaagtaGGTGCAAGTGCAACGTGGGTATTATGTAAAGTGAGTTCTTGATGTAGATATACTTACGTGATAAATTTATAAATGTGACAACCTATTTGCGTTTTCCTAGACTGACTATAGCATTTGCTAGCATCTCTTAATTTCTGCATTATATAGCCATAGGTGAATTTATTTCTGTTACCAAAAAAATAGTGTTATGAACTAATCCATACCATATAGTAAAAGTTGGATGACCACCTCAAAAATTATCTCGGATAGAGATAAAAGAAATTCTTCAATTTTGAACTTTACATCACCAAGCTTAGCTACTTTTTGTCAAAGGTAGAATTCAACCAATCAAAAAGTCAAATTATATGCATGTTTGTATTTTTTTTGGCGGCATAAAGGGTCCTGCGACCTTGTAAAGCAACGTACATAAAACATCATTATCAAACTTTAAGGAATCAATGAAGTTTTGAAACCAAACTAAATATACAGATTGAATATGGTTAATGTTGGGTTCGTGTATCTGACTTTTTCATGCATACAAGTCAGGCATATTCTCTAATGATTGTTATGAACTCAGTGCAATGTCAAGTTCAACGAATGAAGTTTAATAAAGGGAGCATTAAACAATTGGTTTATTGAATATGTATTTATAATATTCAACAAGGAACATAATCTTTTGGAGGATTTTTAACAGAAAAGTTGTTTCTTTTTCAATTGCAGCTAGCTGTAAGAACTTTGAGCCTGCTGTTTATTAagcaaaagtaatttttttttttgctccagAGAACTAAAAAGAAAGTAATAAAAGGTCAGCCCAATGCGATAAGTTCCTGTTATGCGCTGGATTTAGGGAAGGGTAAGGTTGCATTGGGTCAACTGTACACAGTCGGTTAGAGAGGACTgatttgaaaataaaaaataaaaaattgtacaCAGTTGCCTTGCATTTCTGTAAGAGAATATTTTCTTGGCAATGGCTCGTGACCTCTTGATCGTACAGTGATACTGGGTCAATTGTACATAGTGTTGTTCTGCATTTCTATAAGAGGACATTTTCACGGCTTAAGCTCATAACCTCTTTATTCAGAAGGTGAGAGTTATTATCATCGTATCTAGGTTCCCGTTCTAAAAAAGACAATAATATTGATGAAAATTGGAAGAGTCGTAAGAGCCAAGCTACAAAACATAAATACATGTGAAGTCAAATGGATCATATAACTTGAGgtatttgattttgttttttgtttttggatAATCAACAAATCACCCGGGGCAAGTGAAGCACGGTATAAACTTCACCTTTGTCCTCGAGGTTCATCGTACCAGTAACATATGCCTACTTTCATAGTGCGCGTTGAACTAGACCCAAGCTTGGAGACCATTAATGGACAAGTTGATACGGCATTTACTTTGTCCTAATACTTATACAAATCAGAGTTTAAGGTTTACACACAGGTGGTGTAAATATTTACACAACTACATCACATATTCACACAACTACATCACTCTTAAGGAAATTAGATGTAAATCTTAATGGTAAGTATTAATTGGTTAAAAAAAAGGATTAATTGGTAACCTAGCATTTGACCTACTATCACATGTTAAACTTCAATATTAGTGTAAAACAgtgtatacgcgtatataacataactttaaagaagaaaaatatgcatatatgtcgTGTTTTAGCATTTCTAGCACCTTACATAGTCCTATGGATCCCAAGGATAACATTTATTGTAGTATTAACTTCACAGAAGGCACTCCAGCTATATATATGCTATATACTAACAAAAAACATAACAAGTGTGTCACATAAAAAGGGAAAGAAGTTGCATACCTAGATAAACTACTAGTTGGTTCTTAAAGCTGTTAACTTGCTTTTTACTGCAGCCACTACTCCGGACATCTGCAACGTCCTCCTTTGATATTCTAATCTGAGAGAACTAAAAGACAGACCCATTCGATGACTTTCGCGGTTGCCCTCACTAAACCAACTTGAATCTGAACTACGATTCAGATCAAGTCTTATCGAAATAGGATTTCCTTTTCGTGCCATATGCGCTTAGACTTTACTTTTTCCCCCTTCTTCTTCCCAGACCAATATTTGTTGTCGAATTTTATTGATTTAAATTCATATAAAATTTGGATTAATCCATATTCATTTGGGTTGAACGATTAATTTGGAATATAATTAAATACGTccattttatttaatttaattgcAAGGTCAATTTCATTTTAAGGCCCAAACTCATGCCACGTGTCAACGGACATGTCAAATTCAAGACCAACACAATGATGTCACGCGTTCGAATGGTGTGGCAATTTCCAATCAAAGCACATGCCAAAAAAAAGCTGTCAAGTGTCCAAAATGTTATGTCTTGGCGAATCACAAATAGCCTTATCACATAGCGTTTGTGATAAGCTTGATGACTCACATGAACCAATTAGAATGAGGCAAGAGAGTTCATTTTTCACTTGGACTGCCTACACCCTACAactagaggggggggggggggggattacaTTACTCTTTAGGAAATTCAACGAGCATTGGAGAAAACATCAACATCGACTACATATAGTTCTTAGTTCTTTGAAGAAGTGGTCAACGGAGTTCTTCCAGAGATCAAGCTGAAATGACGAAGTGTTGCCCGACATTCCTAGCGATCGAAATACATTTCTAGGAGGTCCAAATCATCTTGCAACTCAAGAAATATGTTACTGAAGGCCCTCAAATCATGGAGAGAagtttaggagagaagaatcaagagaACAACAAAATTGTACTCAACTAGATTAATCAATAAGATTacgtttttcttttttatttgattGCAGTTAATTTTTAGCACTCGAAAATTTGTCGCTAACAAATTAActgtaataaaaaataaaaggaaacttagctgtaaattttACAATGATACGTTCAACGGTCCCAACTTTATGACATCCTTAGACCCAATCCGACTCTGTAACTCCTGGCCACCTTCAATAGATCATCTTAATGGGCTAGTCCATTAATGTTTTCCCTTAtactttatattttattttaacaaAGAAACAAATACAAGAATAACAAAATGGAAATCATATTTTATTGATTCCCGAatttaaagttttgattttttgaataatgaaaaaTGTATTTTCTTAGCTCTTAATTGAAAATAAGTTATTTGAGAGTTTGAAAATTGAAATACATAAAAATAGATGACTATTGcacattatttttaaaaaatacgGGTGTCAAAAAATGAACCTGGCCCAAACACAATAACTTACGATATAGGACTCACTTGATAAGTTAAACTAGGTCTcatgtatattattttaaaac
Protein-coding sequences here:
- the LOC132620278 gene encoding myb-related protein 315-like; translation: MGRQPCCDKVGLKRGPWTIEENHKLLNFIMNNGILCWRMVPKLAGLLRCGKSCRLRWINYLRPDLKRGPLSEAEENQIIQLHASLGNRWSKIASHLPGRTDNEIKNHWNTRIKKRLKFLGIDPLTHNPIEPINLENFDQKADETIIQSNMPTHTHETEKSSIDSDTKRIERGNTYDKRNEANIKIDDIANDFSVEDNEYYNLCGNLDVDLLSNTTKTMSYSIETAESATESSSNVIHAGGQDSMKQWCYSVDSLFSWDNNVNQLGEDFFFWRNYNH
- the LOC132616766 gene encoding cystinosin homolog isoform X2 gives rise to the protein MMPHPCRILKKCTTFGGFDTRPCPFLNSPSNIGYELEIQSVVGLNFDFVLLNLTKHSSYLIYNASMFFSSAVQKQYLEKYGLNEMIPVAANDVAFSIHAVLLTAFTLFQIVIYDRGNQKVSRTSIGIVCVAWLTVAVCVFIAFPSHSWLWLISCFNTLQVVMTVIKYIPQAIMNFQRKSTIGFSIGNILLDLLGGVTNYGQMVVQSIDQNSWVNFYGNIGKTLLSLVSIFFDVLFILQHYLLYPAWKTVTSRDVDVTGKKPLLKTSDDENKEDV
- the LOC132616766 gene encoding cystinosin homolog isoform X1, whose protein sequence is MASWNSTPLEVLYTTLGWIAFFSWSISFYPQVILNFKRKSVVGLNFDFVLLNLTKHSSYLIYNASMFFSSAVQKQYLEKYGLNEMIPVAANDVAFSIHAVLLTAFTLFQIVIYDRGNQKVSRTSIGIVCVAWLTVAVCVFIAFPSHSWLWLISCFNTLQVVMTVIKYIPQAIMNFQRKSTIGFSIGNILLDLLGGVTNYGQMVVQSIDQNSWVNFYGNIGKTLLSLVSIFFDVLFILQHYLLYPAWKTVTSRDVDVTGKKPLLKTSDDENKEDV